The Bacillota bacterium genome includes the window GTGCTCGGTCTTAACGAAAATCAAACCGATGTTTCTTTGATGGGACCGTTTATCGAATCGGCTGCCAAAACAGCGCTGTCCGGCCTCCTTGCAACCCGTGAGGCGGAAGGAAAGAATCTGGAGAAGGACATTCGCGAAAGACTAAGGCATATAAAAGATATTTGCACACTGATAAACATTGAAGCACCCCGCGTTGTGGATTATTACCGTGAACGACTTTCGGAACGGATAAAAGACATCGCCCACGCCATTGATCCGGCGCGACTCATGGGTGAGATAGCCCTGTTCGCCGAAAGGACGGACATAACGGAAGAATTGGTGCGTATCGGAAGCCATATCACCCGCGCCGAAGAGATCCTGGGTTGCGGAGAACCGGCAGGGCGGAGACTTGATTTCTTACTTCAAGAAATGTTTCGTGAAATCAACACCATTGGCGCGAAGGCGCAGAACTTGAACGTCAGCCAGATGATCGTCGACGCTAAAAGTGAGCTGGAAAAGATGAGAGAGCAGGTTCAAAATCTTGAATAAATTCAGGGGGGATTCCGTTGGATATCAGGCTGATAAACATTGGATTCGGTAACATCGTTTCCGCAAACCGTATAATCGCTATTGTGAGCCCGGAATCAGCACCTATTAAAAGGATCATCACCGAAGCACGGGACCGGGGAATGTTAATCGACGCCACCTACGGCAGGCGGACACGCGCGGTCATTATCACGGATTCCGACCACGTGATCCTTTCCGCCGTCCAGCCGGAAACCGTTGCACACAGGCTGACACCTAAAGGAGCGGGGATGGAGGAGTCCATTAAGGAGTGAACCCGGGCCTTCTTCTAGTTATCTCCGGTCCCTCAGGCGTTGGCAAGGGTACCATCTGTAAAGACTTACTAACCATGGACCCAACAATCCAACTCTCAATCTCAATGACTACTCGACCGCCGAGGGAGGGAGA containing:
- a CDS encoding YicC/YloC family endoribonuclease — translated: MTGYGCAEAITPGGKIVVEVKAVNHRFSDIVIRLPRTYGCFEDMLRKLVQSVSTRGRVEVFLNIEETGNKNTTVKVDRELAMAYYKALEDLREHLGLEKPVSLNVILAQSGVLGLNENQTDVSLMGPFIESAAKTALSGLLATREAEGKNLEKDIRERLRHIKDICTLINIEAPRVVDYYRERLSERIKDIAHAIDPARLMGEIALFAERTDITEELVRIGSHITRAEEILGCGEPAGRRLDFLLQEMFREINTIGAKAQNLNVSQMIVDAKSELEKMREQVQNLE
- the remA gene encoding extracellular matrix/biofilm regulator RemA; protein product: MDIRLINIGFGNIVSANRIIAIVSPESAPIKRIITEARDRGMLIDATYGRRTRAVIITDSDHVILSAVQPETVAHRLTPKGAGMEESIKE